In Solanum stenotomum isolate F172 chromosome 6, ASM1918654v1, whole genome shotgun sequence, one DNA window encodes the following:
- the LOC125868366 gene encoding protein NSP-INTERACTING KINASE 3-like isoform X4: MLYLFWNVGLLLFCTLMESSSATLSPAGVNYEVVALTEIKKALHDPYNVLDNWDVNSVDPCSWRMVTCSLDGYVSALALPSQSLAGTLSPGIGNLTNLQYVLLQNNAISGHIPDVIGKLQKLQTLDLSNNKFEGEIPTSFEDLKNLNYLDVSYNNLSGTLPKISARAFKVLGNPLICGQGSENNCSAVYPEPLSFPPDSLADQSGAARKSRRVVVAFVASFGAAFLVIIALALLLWWRYRNNQQIFFDVNDHCYPEVCLGHLKRYTLKELRTATDHFSSKRILGKGGFGVVYKASLNNGTVVAVKRLNDYNAVGGENQFQTEVELISLAVHRNLLHLLGFCSTESERLLVYPYMPNGSVASRLKDSINGKPVLDWSRRKKIAQGTARGLVYLHEQCDPKIIHRDVKAANILLDEEFEAVVGDFGLAKLLDHHDSHVTTAVRGIIGHIAPEYLSTGQSSEKTDVFGFGILLLELITGQKAMDFGRGANQKGVVMLDWVRKLHQEEKLNLMVDNNLKNNFDQIELEEMVKVALLCTHFNPSHRPKMSEALRMLEGDGLAEKWEASQKLETPRNRAFEHTPQRYSNYVEDSSLVEPMELSGPR; encoded by the exons ATGTTGTATCTGTTTTGGAATGTGGGGCTGCTACTGTTTTGTACATTGATGGAGAGTTCTTCTGCTACACTTTCTCCTGCTGGTGTAAACTATGAAG TTGTAGCTTTGACGGAAATTAAGAAGGCCTTACATGACCCCTATAATGTTCTGGACAATTGGGATGTGAATTCTGTAGACCCCTGCAGTTGGAGAATGGTCACTTGCTCCTTGGATGGCTATGTGTCTGCTCT AGCACTACCTAGTCAAAGTCTAGCTGGCACCTTATCGCCTGGAATTGGCAATCTTACTAACTTGCAATATGT ATTGTTGCAAAACAATGCCATTTCTGGTCATATTCCTGATGTGATTGGGAAGTTACAAAAGCTTCAGACACTTGATCTTTCCAACAATAAATTTGAAGGCGAAATACCCACTTCCTTCGAAGACCTGaagaatttgaattattt GGATGTCTCTTATAATAATCTAAGTGGTACCCTTCCTAAAATATCAGCACGAGCTTTCAA AGTGCTCGGGAATCCTTTAATTTGTGGTCAAGGTTCTGAGAATAATTGCTCAGCAGTCTATCCAGAACCACTGTCCTTCCCACCTGATAGTCTGGCAG ATCAATCTGGTGCTGCACGCAAGAGCCGTCGCGTGGTTGTTGCGTTTGTTGCAAGTTTTGGTGCTGCTTTCTTGGTCATAATAGCCCTCGCTTTGCTTCTTTGGTGGCGCTACAGAAATAATCAGCAGATCTTCTTTGATGTCAATG ATCATTGTTATCCAGAGGTATGCTTGGGTCACCTGAAAAGGTACACCCTTAAGGAACTGCGGACTGCCACTGACCATTTCAGCTCAAAACGTATTTTGGGAAAGGGAGGATTTGGGGTTGTGTACAAGGCCAGCTTAAACAATGGTACTGTTGTGGCCGTCAAGCGATTGAACGACTACAATGCTGTTGGTGGTGAAAATCAATTTCAGACAGAAGTAGAATTGATTAGTTTGGCTGTCCATCGGAATCTTCTCCATCTTCTGGGGTTTTGTTCAACTGAAAGTGAACGGCTTCTTGTTTACCCCTATATGCCAAATGGAAGTGTAGCATCACGATTAAAAG ATAGCATAAATGGTAAACCAGTTTTAGACTGGTCAAGGCGGAAAAAGATAGCACAGGGTACAGCAAGAGGGCTAGTTTACTTGCATGAGCAGTGTGATCCCAAAATTATCCATCGTGATGTCAAAGCAGCAAACATTCTGTTGGATGAAGAATTTGAGGCAGTAGTTGGTGATTTTGGGTTGGCAAAGCTCTTGGATCACCACGATTCCCATGTGACAACTGCTGTTAGGGGCATCATTGGCCACATTGCTCCAGAATATTTGTCTACTGGCCAATCATCTGAAAAAACTGACGTTTTTGGGTTTGGAATCTTGCTACTTGAGCTGATTACTGGCCAGAAAGCTATGGACTTTGGTCGAGGGGCCAACCAGAAAGGTGTTGTTATGCTTGATTGG GTGAGAAAGCTGCATCAAGAGGAGAAACTGAACCTTATGGTAGAcaacaatttgaaaaataactttGACCAGATTGAGCTAGAAGAGATGGTTAAAGTTGCCCTTCTATGCACCCATTTCAACCCTTCTCATCGCCCAAAAATGTCCGAAGCATTAAGGATGTTAGAAGGCGATGGATTGGCTGAAAAATGGGAGGCATCACAAAAGCTCGAGACTCCAAGAAACCGAGCTTTTGAACATACTCCACAAAG
- the LOC125868366 gene encoding protein NSP-INTERACTING KINASE 3-like isoform X2, whose protein sequence is MLYLFWNVGLLLFCTLMESSSATLSPAGVNYEVVALTEIKKALHDPYNVLDNWDVNSVDPCSWRMVTCSLDGYVSALALPSQSLAGTLSPGIGNLTNLQYVLLQNNAISGHIPDVIGKLQKLQTLDLSNNKFEGEIPTSFEDLKNLNYLDVSYNNLSGTLPKISARAFKVLGNPLICGQGSENNCSAVYPEPLSFPPDSLADQSGAARKSRRVVVAFVASFGAAFLVIIALALLLWWRYRNNQQIFFDVNDHCYPEVCLGHLKRYTLKELRTATDHFSSKRILGKGGFGVVYKASLNNGTVVAVKRLNDYNAVGGENQFQTEVELISLAVHRNLLHLLGFCSTESERLLVYPYMPNGSVASRLKDSINGKPVLDWSRRKKIAQGTARGLVYLHEQCDPKIIHRDVKAANILLDEEFEAVVGDFGLAKLLDHHDSHVTTAVRGIIGHIAPEYLSTGQSSEKTDVFGFGILLLELITGQKAMDFGRGANQKGVVMLDWVRKLHQEEKLNLMVDNNLKNNFDQIELEEMVKVALLCTHFNPSHRPKMSEALRMLEGDGLAEKWEASQKLETPRNRAFEHTPQRYSNYIEDSSLVEPMELSGPR, encoded by the exons ATGTTGTATCTGTTTTGGAATGTGGGGCTGCTACTGTTTTGTACATTGATGGAGAGTTCTTCTGCTACACTTTCTCCTGCTGGTGTAAACTATGAAG TTGTAGCTTTGACGGAAATTAAGAAGGCCTTACATGACCCCTATAATGTTCTGGACAATTGGGATGTGAATTCTGTAGACCCCTGCAGTTGGAGAATGGTCACTTGCTCCTTGGATGGCTATGTGTCTGCTCT AGCACTACCTAGTCAAAGTCTAGCTGGCACCTTATCGCCTGGAATTGGCAATCTTACTAACTTGCAATATGT ATTGTTGCAAAACAATGCCATTTCTGGTCATATTCCTGATGTGATTGGGAAGTTACAAAAGCTTCAGACACTTGATCTTTCCAACAATAAATTTGAAGGCGAAATACCCACTTCCTTCGAAGACCTGaagaatttgaattattt GGATGTCTCTTATAATAATCTAAGTGGTACCCTTCCTAAAATATCAGCACGAGCTTTCAA AGTGCTCGGGAATCCTTTAATTTGTGGTCAAGGTTCTGAGAATAATTGCTCAGCAGTCTATCCAGAACCACTGTCCTTCCCACCTGATAGTCTGGCAG ATCAATCTGGTGCTGCACGCAAGAGCCGTCGCGTGGTTGTTGCGTTTGTTGCAAGTTTTGGTGCTGCTTTCTTGGTCATAATAGCCCTCGCTTTGCTTCTTTGGTGGCGCTACAGAAATAATCAGCAGATCTTCTTTGATGTCAATG ATCATTGTTATCCAGAGGTATGCTTGGGTCACCTGAAAAGGTACACCCTTAAGGAACTGCGGACTGCCACTGACCATTTCAGCTCAAAACGTATTTTGGGAAAGGGAGGATTTGGGGTTGTGTACAAGGCCAGCTTAAACAATGGTACTGTTGTGGCCGTCAAGCGATTGAACGACTACAATGCTGTTGGTGGTGAAAATCAATTTCAGACAGAAGTAGAATTGATTAGTTTGGCTGTCCATCGGAATCTTCTCCATCTTCTGGGGTTTTGTTCAACTGAAAGTGAACGGCTTCTTGTTTACCCCTATATGCCAAATGGAAGTGTAGCATCACGATTAAAAG ATAGCATAAATGGTAAACCAGTTTTAGACTGGTCAAGGCGGAAAAAGATAGCACAGGGTACAGCAAGAGGGCTAGTTTACTTGCATGAGCAGTGTGATCCCAAAATTATCCATCGTGATGTCAAAGCAGCAAACATTCTGTTGGATGAAGAATTTGAGGCAGTAGTTGGTGATTTTGGGTTGGCAAAGCTCTTGGATCACCACGATTCCCATGTGACAACTGCTGTTAGGGGCATCATTGGCCACATTGCTCCAGAATATTTGTCTACTGGCCAATCATCTGAAAAAACTGACGTTTTTGGGTTTGGAATCTTGCTACTTGAGCTGATTACTGGCCAGAAAGCTATGGACTTTGGTCGAGGGGCCAACCAGAAAGGTGTTGTTATGCTTGATTGG GTGAGAAAGCTGCATCAAGAGGAGAAACTGAACCTTATGGTAGAcaacaatttgaaaaataactttGACCAGATTGAGCTAGAAGAGATGGTTAAAGTTGCCCTTCTATGCACCCATTTCAACCCTTCTCATCGCCCAAAAATGTCCGAAGCATTAAGGATGTTAGAAGGCGATGGATTGGCTGAAAAATGGGAGGCATCACAAAAGCTCGAGACTCCAAGAAACCGAGCTTTTGAACATACTCCACAAAGGTATTCCAACTACATCGAAGACTCTTCACTAGTTGAACCAATGGAACTTTCTGGACCTAGATGA
- the LOC125868366 gene encoding protein NSP-INTERACTING KINASE 3-like isoform X5 — translation MLYLFWNVGLLLFCTLMESSSATLSPAGVNYEVVALTEIKKALHDPYNVLDNWDVNSVDPCSWRMVTCSLDGYVSALALPSQSLAGTLSPGIGNLTNLQYVLLQNNAISGHIPDVIGKLQKLQTLDLSNNKFEGEIPTSFEDLKNLNYLDVSYNNLSGTLPKISARAFKVLGNPLICGQGSENNCSAVYPEPLSFPPDSLADQSGAARKSRRVVVAFVASFGAAFLVIIALALLLWWRYRNNQQIFFDVNDHCYPEVCLGHLKRYTLKELRTATDHFSSKRILGKGGFGVVYKASLNNGTVVAVKRLNDYNAVGGENQFQTEVELISLAVHRNLLHLLGFCSTESERLLVYPYMPNGSVASRLKDSINGKPVLDWSRRKKIAQGTARGLVYLHEQCDPKIIHRDVKAANILLDEEFEAVVGDFGLAKLLDHHDSHVTTAVRGIIGHIAPEYLSTGQSSEKTDVFGFGILLLELITGQKAMDFGRGANQKGVVMLDWVRKLHQEEKLNLMVDNNLKNNFDQIELEEMVKVALLCTHFNPSHRPKMSEALRMLEGDGLAEKWEASQKLETPRNRAFEHTPQRYSNYVEDSSLVEPMELSGPR, via the exons ATGTTGTATCTGTTTTGGAATGTGGGGCTGCTACTGTTTTGTACATTGATGGAGAGTTCTTCTGCTACACTTTCTCCTGCTGGTGTAAACTATGAAG TTGTAGCTTTGACGGAAATTAAGAAGGCCTTACATGACCCCTATAATGTTCTGGACAATTGGGATGTGAATTCTGTAGACCCCTGCAGTTGGAGAATGGTCACTTGCTCCTTGGATGGCTATGTGTCTGCTCT AGCACTACCTAGTCAAAGTCTAGCTGGCACCTTATCGCCTGGAATTGGCAATCTTACTAACTTGCAATATGT ATTGTTGCAAAACAATGCCATTTCTGGTCATATTCCTGATGTGATTGGGAAGTTACAAAAGCTTCAGACACTTGATCTTTCCAACAATAAATTTGAAGGCGAAATACCCACTTCCTTCGAAGACCTGaagaatttgaattattt GGATGTCTCTTATAATAATCTAAGTGGTACCCTTCCTAAAATATCAGCACGAGCTTTCAA AGTGCTCGGGAATCCTTTAATTTGTGGTCAAGGTTCTGAGAATAATTGCTCAGCAGTCTATCCAGAACCACTGTCCTTCCCACCTGATAGTCTGGCAG ATCAATCTGGTGCTGCACGCAAGAGCCGTCGCGTGGTTGTTGCGTTTGTTGCAAGTTTTGGTGCTGCTTTCTTGGTCATAATAGCCCTCGCTTTGCTTCTTTGGTGGCGCTACAGAAATAATCAGCAGATCTTCTTTGATGTCAATG ATCATTGTTATCCAGAGGTATGCTTGGGTCACCTGAAAAGGTACACCCTTAAGGAACTGCGGACTGCCACTGACCATTTCAGCTCAAAACGTATTTTGGGAAAGGGAGGATTTGGGGTTGTGTACAAGGCCAGCTTAAACAATGGTACTGTTGTGGCCGTCAAGCGATTGAACGACTACAATGCTGTTGGTGGTGAAAATCAATTTCAGACAGAAGTAGAATTGATTAGTTTGGCTGTCCATCGGAATCTTCTCCATCTTCTGGGGTTTTGTTCAACTGAAAGTGAACGGCTTCTTGTTTACCCCTATATGCCAAATGGAAGTGTAGCATCACGATTAAAAG ATAGCATAAATGGTAAACCAGTTTTAGACTGGTCAAGGCGGAAAAAGATAGCACAGGGTACAGCAAGAGGGCTAGTTTACTTGCATGAGCAGTGTGATCCCAAAATTATCCATCGTGATGTCAAAGCAGCAAACATTCTGTTGGATGAAGAATTTGAGGCAGTAGTTGGTGATTTTGGGTTGGCAAAGCTCTTGGATCACCACGATTCCCATGTGACAACTGCTGTTAGGGGCATCATTGGCCACATTGCTCCAGAATATTTGTCTACTGGCCAATCATCTGAAAAAACTGACGTTTTTGGGTTTGGAATCTTGCTACTTGAGCTGATTACTGGCCAGAAAGCTATGGACTTTGGTCGAGGGGCCAACCAGAAAGGTGTTGTTATGCTTGATTGG GTGAGAAAGCTGCATCAAGAGGAGAAACTGAACCTTATGGTAGAcaacaatttgaaaaataactttGACCAGATTGAGCTAGAAGAGATGGTTAAAGTTGCCCTTCTATGCACCCATTTCAACCCTTCTCATCGCCCAAAAATGTCCGAAGCATTAAGGATGTTAGAAGGCGATGGATTGGCTGAAAAATGGGAGGCATCACAAAAGCTCGAGACTCCAAGAAACCGAGCTTTTGAACATACACCACAAAGATATTCCAACTACGTCGAAGACTCTTCACTAGTTGAACCAATGGAACTTTCTGGAC CTAGATGA
- the LOC125868366 gene encoding protein NSP-INTERACTING KINASE 3-like isoform X6 — MLYLFWNVGLLLFCTLMESSSATLSPAGVNYEVVALTEIKKALHDPYNVLDNWDVNSVDPCSWRMVTCSLDGYVSALALPSQSLAGTLSPGIGNLTNLQYVLLQNNAISGHIPDVIGKLQKLQTLDLSNNKFEGEIPTSFEDLKNLNYLDVSYNNLSGTLPKISARAFKVLGNPLICGQGSENNCSAVYPEPLSFPPDSLADQSGAARKSRRVVVAFVASFGAAFLVIIALALLLWWRYRNNQQIFFDVNDHCYPEVCLGHLKRYTLKELRTATDHFSSKRILGKGGFGVVYKASLNNGTVVAVKRLNDYNAVGGENQFQTEVELISLAVHRNLLHLLGFCSTESERLLVYPYMPNGSVASRLKDSINGKPVLDWSRRKKIAQGTARGLVYLHEQCDPKIIHRDVKAANILLDEEFEAVVGDFGLAKLLDHHDSHVTTAVRGIIGHIAPEYLSTGQSSEKTDVFGFGILLLELITGQKAMDFGRGANQKGVVMLDWVRKLHQEEKLNLMVDNNLKNNFDQIELEEMVKVALLCTHFNPSHRPKMSEALRMLEGDGLAEKWEASQKLETPRNRAFEHTPQRYSNYVEDSSLVEPMELSGPR; from the exons ATGTTGTATCTGTTTTGGAATGTGGGGCTGCTACTGTTTTGTACATTGATGGAGAGTTCTTCTGCTACACTTTCTCCTGCTGGTGTAAACTATGAAG TTGTAGCTTTGACGGAAATTAAGAAGGCCTTACATGACCCCTATAATGTTCTGGACAATTGGGATGTGAATTCTGTAGACCCCTGCAGTTGGAGAATGGTCACTTGCTCCTTGGATGGCTATGTGTCTGCTCT AGCACTACCTAGTCAAAGTCTAGCTGGCACCTTATCGCCTGGAATTGGCAATCTTACTAACTTGCAATATGT ATTGTTGCAAAACAATGCCATTTCTGGTCATATTCCTGATGTGATTGGGAAGTTACAAAAGCTTCAGACACTTGATCTTTCCAACAATAAATTTGAAGGCGAAATACCCACTTCCTTCGAAGACCTGaagaatttgaattattt GGATGTCTCTTATAATAATCTAAGTGGTACCCTTCCTAAAATATCAGCACGAGCTTTCAA AGTGCTCGGGAATCCTTTAATTTGTGGTCAAGGTTCTGAGAATAATTGCTCAGCAGTCTATCCAGAACCACTGTCCTTCCCACCTGATAGTCTGGCAG ATCAATCTGGTGCTGCACGCAAGAGCCGTCGCGTGGTTGTTGCGTTTGTTGCAAGTTTTGGTGCTGCTTTCTTGGTCATAATAGCCCTCGCTTTGCTTCTTTGGTGGCGCTACAGAAATAATCAGCAGATCTTCTTTGATGTCAATG ATCATTGTTATCCAGAGGTATGCTTGGGTCACCTGAAAAGGTACACCCTTAAGGAACTGCGGACTGCCACTGACCATTTCAGCTCAAAACGTATTTTGGGAAAGGGAGGATTTGGGGTTGTGTACAAGGCCAGCTTAAACAATGGTACTGTTGTGGCCGTCAAGCGATTGAACGACTACAATGCTGTTGGTGGTGAAAATCAATTTCAGACAGAAGTAGAATTGATTAGTTTGGCTGTCCATCGGAATCTTCTCCATCTTCTGGGGTTTTGTTCAACTGAAAGTGAACGGCTTCTTGTTTACCCCTATATGCCAAATGGAAGTGTAGCATCACGATTAAAAG ATAGCATAAATGGTAAACCAGTTTTAGACTGGTCAAGGCGGAAAAAGATAGCACAGGGTACAGCAAGAGGGCTAGTTTACTTGCATGAGCAGTGTGATCCCAAAATTATCCATCGTGATGTCAAAGCAGCAAACATTCTGTTGGATGAAGAATTTGAGGCAGTAGTTGGTGATTTTGGGTTGGCAAAGCTCTTGGATCACCACGATTCCCATGTGACAACTGCTGTTAGGGGCATCATTGGCCACATTGCTCCAGAATATTTGTCTACTGGCCAATCATCTGAAAAAACTGACGTTTTTGGGTTTGGAATCTTGCTACTTGAGCTGATTACTGGCCAGAAAGCTATGGACTTTGGTCGAGGGGCCAACCAGAAAGGTGTTGTTATGCTTGATTGG GTGAGAAAGCTGCATCAAGAGGAGAAACTGAACCTTATGGTAGAcaacaatttgaaaaataactttGACCAGATTGAGCTAGAAGAGATGGTTAAAGTTGCCCTTCTATGCACCCATTTCAACCCTTCTCATCGCCCAAAAATGTCCGAAGCATTAAGGATGTTAGAAGGCGATGGATTGGCTGAAAAATGGGAGGCATCACAAAAGCTCGAGACTCCAAGAAACCGAG
- the LOC125868366 gene encoding protein NSP-INTERACTING KINASE 3-like isoform X1: MLYLFWNVGLLLFCTLMESSSATLSPAGVNYEVVALTEIKKALHDPYNVLDNWDVNSVDPCSWRMVTCSLDGYVSALALPSQSLAGTLSPGIGNLTNLQYVLLQNNAISGHIPDVIGKLQKLQTLDLSNNKFEGEIPTSFEDLKNLNYLDVSYNNLSGTLPKISARAFKVLGNPLICGQGSENNCSAVYPEPLSFPPDSLADQSGAARKSRRVVVAFVASFGAAFLVIIALALLLWWRYRNNQQIFFDVNDHCYPEVCLGHLKRYTLKELRTATDHFSSKRILGKGGFGVVYKASLNNGTVVAVKRLNDYNAVGGENQFQTEVELISLAVHRNLLHLLGFCSTESERLLVYPYMPNGSVASRLKDSINGKPVLDWSRRKKIAQGTARGLVYLHEQCDPKIIHRDVKAANILLDEEFEAVVGDFGLAKLLDHHDSHVTTAVRGIIGHIAPEYLSTGQSSEKTDVFGFGILLLELITGQKAMDFGRGANQKGVVMLDWVRKLHQEEKLNLMVDNNLKNNFDQIELEEMVKVALLCTHFNPSHRPKMSEALRMLEGDGLAEKWEASQKLETPRNRAFEHTPQRYSNYVEDSSLVEPMELSGPR; encoded by the exons ATGTTGTATCTGTTTTGGAATGTGGGGCTGCTACTGTTTTGTACATTGATGGAGAGTTCTTCTGCTACACTTTCTCCTGCTGGTGTAAACTATGAAG TTGTAGCTTTGACGGAAATTAAGAAGGCCTTACATGACCCCTATAATGTTCTGGACAATTGGGATGTGAATTCTGTAGACCCCTGCAGTTGGAGAATGGTCACTTGCTCCTTGGATGGCTATGTGTCTGCTCT AGCACTACCTAGTCAAAGTCTAGCTGGCACCTTATCGCCTGGAATTGGCAATCTTACTAACTTGCAATATGT ATTGTTGCAAAACAATGCCATTTCTGGTCATATTCCTGATGTGATTGGGAAGTTACAAAAGCTTCAGACACTTGATCTTTCCAACAATAAATTTGAAGGCGAAATACCCACTTCCTTCGAAGACCTGaagaatttgaattattt GGATGTCTCTTATAATAATCTAAGTGGTACCCTTCCTAAAATATCAGCACGAGCTTTCAA AGTGCTCGGGAATCCTTTAATTTGTGGTCAAGGTTCTGAGAATAATTGCTCAGCAGTCTATCCAGAACCACTGTCCTTCCCACCTGATAGTCTGGCAG ATCAATCTGGTGCTGCACGCAAGAGCCGTCGCGTGGTTGTTGCGTTTGTTGCAAGTTTTGGTGCTGCTTTCTTGGTCATAATAGCCCTCGCTTTGCTTCTTTGGTGGCGCTACAGAAATAATCAGCAGATCTTCTTTGATGTCAATG ATCATTGTTATCCAGAGGTATGCTTGGGTCACCTGAAAAGGTACACCCTTAAGGAACTGCGGACTGCCACTGACCATTTCAGCTCAAAACGTATTTTGGGAAAGGGAGGATTTGGGGTTGTGTACAAGGCCAGCTTAAACAATGGTACTGTTGTGGCCGTCAAGCGATTGAACGACTACAATGCTGTTGGTGGTGAAAATCAATTTCAGACAGAAGTAGAATTGATTAGTTTGGCTGTCCATCGGAATCTTCTCCATCTTCTGGGGTTTTGTTCAACTGAAAGTGAACGGCTTCTTGTTTACCCCTATATGCCAAATGGAAGTGTAGCATCACGATTAAAAG ATAGCATAAATGGTAAACCAGTTTTAGACTGGTCAAGGCGGAAAAAGATAGCACAGGGTACAGCAAGAGGGCTAGTTTACTTGCATGAGCAGTGTGATCCCAAAATTATCCATCGTGATGTCAAAGCAGCAAACATTCTGTTGGATGAAGAATTTGAGGCAGTAGTTGGTGATTTTGGGTTGGCAAAGCTCTTGGATCACCACGATTCCCATGTGACAACTGCTGTTAGGGGCATCATTGGCCACATTGCTCCAGAATATTTGTCTACTGGCCAATCATCTGAAAAAACTGACGTTTTTGGGTTTGGAATCTTGCTACTTGAGCTGATTACTGGCCAGAAAGCTATGGACTTTGGTCGAGGGGCCAACCAGAAAGGTGTTGTTATGCTTGATTGG GTGAGAAAGCTGCATCAAGAGGAGAAACTGAACCTTATGGTAGAcaacaatttgaaaaataactttGACCAGATTGAGCTAGAAGAGATGGTTAAAGTTGCCCTTCTATGCACCCATTTCAACCCTTCTCATCGCCCAAAAATGTCCGAAGCATTAAGGATGTTAGAAGGCGATGGATTGGCTGAAAAATGGGAGGCATCACAAAAGCTCGAGACTCCAAGAAACCGAGCTTTTGAACATACACCACAAAGATATTCCAACTACGTCGAAGACTCTTCACTAGTTGAACCAATGGAACTTTCTGGACCTAGATGA